Proteins found in one Rhodobacteraceae bacterium D3-12 genomic segment:
- a CDS encoding RDD family protein, translating to MRYFDTHTDDPSDPSWHQPDPHHQADFYADVPLKRLLAFLVDTLLMLLLAVVIVILTLGIAAIFIVPVWWMLNFAYRTITLANGSATPGMRLFAIEFRNARGARFDQSDAFLHTLGFMLSFTFFPVQLVSMILMATSARGQGLSDHVLGTVAINRRAAG from the coding sequence ATGCGCTACTTCGACACCCATACCGACGACCCGTCCGACCCGTCCTGGCATCAGCCCGACCCCCATCATCAGGCAGATTTCTACGCCGATGTGCCGCTCAAACGCCTGCTTGCGTTTCTGGTCGACACGCTCTTGATGCTGCTTCTCGCGGTGGTGATCGTGATCCTCACCCTTGGTATCGCGGCGATCTTTATCGTGCCGGTCTGGTGGATGCTGAACTTCGCCTATCGCACCATCACGCTGGCCAATGGCTCGGCCACGCCGGGGATGCGCCTCTTTGCGATCGAATTTCGCAACGCCCGTGGCGCGCGCTTTGATCAGTCCGACGCCTTCCTGCACACGCTCGGCTTTATGCTGTCGTTTACCTTCTTCCCGGTGCAACTCGTCTCGATGATCCTCATGGCCACCTCCGCCCGCGGTCAGGGGCTCTCGGATCATGTCCTCGGCACCGTCGCCATCAACCGCCGCGCGGCGGGCTGA